In Massilia violaceinigra, one DNA window encodes the following:
- the adeC gene encoding AdeC/AdeK/OprM family multidrug efflux complex outer membrane factor yields the protein MNSSISSTLKLTVLAAVISGCTMMPKYQQPVSPVAAAWPTGTVYPAPAAAGATAAADIAWRDYFADERLKKLITLALANNRDLRVAALNIDKARAQYRIERAAQLPSVAAGASQSAQRTADKMSAGGQGAVNRQYGVNLGVAAWEVDLFGRVRSLSEAALQTYLGTEEARTSVQMSLVAEVANAYLTLMADQERLLLARQTLASQQRSLALSESRVKAGAAAGLDLYQARTTVETARADAAAYTAQVAQGQNALTLLAGAAVPAELLPNAGLADVTALTAVSAGLPSDLLYRRPDVLAAERTLQASNANIGAARAAFFPRITLTGQAGTASSSLSGLFDGGSGVWSFAPSISLPIFDSGANRANLEVAKVNRDIGVAQYEKTIQTAFREVADALAQRGTVDERLNAQRQLVEASDKSYRIYEARYKNGADTFQNALIAQRALYAAQQGLISVRLAEQTSRVTLYKVLGGGWRAGDGVAVAVATQG from the coding sequence ATGAATAGCTCAATTAGTTCGACCTTGAAACTGACCGTACTCGCAGCCGTGATCAGTGGCTGCACAATGATGCCCAAGTACCAGCAGCCGGTGAGCCCGGTCGCTGCGGCTTGGCCTACCGGCACGGTGTACCCGGCGCCCGCCGCCGCGGGCGCCACAGCGGCCGCCGACATCGCCTGGCGCGATTACTTCGCCGATGAGCGCCTGAAGAAACTCATCACGCTGGCCCTGGCCAACAACCGCGACCTGCGCGTCGCGGCACTGAACATCGACAAGGCGCGCGCCCAGTACCGCATCGAGCGCGCGGCGCAGTTGCCGTCGGTGGCGGCCGGCGCCAGCCAGAGCGCCCAGCGCACGGCCGACAAGATGAGCGCGGGCGGGCAGGGCGCCGTGAATCGGCAGTATGGCGTGAACCTGGGCGTGGCCGCATGGGAGGTCGACCTGTTCGGCCGCGTGCGCAGCCTGTCGGAAGCGGCGCTGCAAACCTATCTGGGCACCGAGGAAGCGCGCACCAGCGTGCAGATGTCGCTGGTGGCCGAGGTGGCCAACGCCTACCTGACCCTGATGGCCGACCAGGAACGTCTGCTTCTCGCGCGCCAGACCCTGGCCAGCCAGCAGCGCTCCCTGGCCCTGAGCGAAAGTCGCGTCAAGGCCGGGGCGGCGGCCGGGCTGGACCTGTACCAGGCCCGCACCACCGTGGAAACGGCGCGTGCCGATGCCGCCGCCTACACCGCCCAGGTGGCGCAGGGCCAGAATGCGCTGACCCTGCTGGCCGGCGCCGCCGTACCAGCCGAACTGCTGCCGAATGCCGGCTTGGCGGACGTGACCGCGCTCACCGCGGTCAGCGCCGGTTTGCCGTCGGACCTGCTGTACCGCCGGCCGGACGTGCTCGCGGCCGAGCGCACGCTACAAGCAAGCAACGCCAACATCGGCGCGGCGCGCGCGGCCTTTTTCCCGCGCATCACGCTTACCGGGCAGGCCGGCACGGCCAGTTCCAGTCTGTCTGGCCTGTTTGACGGCGGCTCGGGCGTGTGGAGTTTCGCGCCGTCGATCAGCCTGCCGATTTTTGACAGCGGCGCCAACCGCGCCAATCTGGAGGTGGCCAAGGTCAACCGCGATATCGGCGTGGCGCAGTACGAGAAGACCATCCAGACCGCGTTTCGCGAAGTGGCCGACGCCCTGGCCCAGCGCGGTACGGTGGACGAGCGCCTGAACGCGCAGCGGCAACTGGTGGAAGCGTCCGACAAGAGCTATCGGATTTACGAAGCGCGCTACAAGAATGGCGCCGATACGTTCCAGAATGCGCTGATCGCGCAGCGGGCGCTGTATGCGGCGCAGCAAGGCCTGATTTCAGTCAGGCTGGCCGAGCAGACCAGCCGGGTCACCCTCTACAAGGTGCTCGGCGGCGGCTGGCGGGCTGGCGATGGCGTGGCCGTGGCGGTGGCGACGCAGGGGTAG
- a CDS encoding sensor domain-containing diguanylate cyclase, translated as MDIDLPYSDDLRRVRALCALRVLDTPQEERFDRLTRLAAATMAVPIALVSLVDEERQWFKSRVGLDAAETPRSISFCTHAVARREMLVVEDALQDARFHANPLVTGAPAIRFYAGQPVFSHDGEAVGTLCIIDTVPRQFDDAARQSLRDFASLVEDELNKGTLIAARVSAEGALQALNIELEKRIDERTASLRDANDTLKREIRQRLSAEATLRANEERIRTIISSSFSAFVSTDANGMVVDWNPSAERTFGWTREQALGQELATLIIPESYREAHRAGMRSFTRQGAGSVINTRIEMPACTRDHGDITVEMTINAFQAGGETFFGAFLHDVSERIKAKLALMQKQQLLDTVLETLDVGVVACSADGALTLFNRAAREFHGLPPQALPSGDWASHYSLFSADGTRLLEERDVPLVRALHGETVKDCAMLIAPKGLNRRCVLASGRRMIGPNGEAMGAVVAMKDITELSESQRKLKLNEQRLRAITENLPALIGQVDKAGNFTFLNSQALRFYGRENAQLIGQPVRQAYSAPEFEKVEQFIKLAMQGKRVSFEDEITVEGRRSYYHASYIPDIDTSGSVNGFYAMAFDITARKCSEIRQRDSEERLRTVTDNLPALISYLDIDLRYRFANAMYKQWYGIDPADMVGKSITDVFPAHFHGQREQQLRRCLEGHTVQLEMEVEHGGESRILHSVYIPHMRDGVVLGAYLLSTDVTAARRHEANLKALANTDTLTGLPNRRSYEAELEAALARSVRNRTGIALMYLDIDRFKQINDTLGHAWGDEVLREFARRLLGAVRKTDTVSRLAGDEFTIILEGVRSPEECAGIGAKIVDAMRPLFSVGDMARQVSSSIGIAWTDSAQPDARELAREADAALYQAKAAGRNQYCLGTKQT; from the coding sequence ATGGACATCGACCTCCCTTATTCCGACGACCTGCGGCGCGTGCGCGCGTTGTGCGCGCTGCGCGTGCTCGATACGCCCCAGGAAGAACGCTTCGACCGGCTGACCCGCCTGGCCGCAGCCACCATGGCGGTACCGATCGCCCTGGTGTCGCTGGTCGACGAAGAGCGCCAGTGGTTCAAGTCGCGCGTCGGGCTGGACGCGGCCGAAACGCCGCGTTCAATTTCCTTCTGCACCCACGCGGTGGCCAGGCGCGAGATGCTGGTGGTCGAGGATGCACTGCAAGATGCGCGCTTTCACGCCAATCCGCTGGTGACTGGCGCACCTGCTATCCGCTTCTACGCCGGCCAGCCCGTGTTCTCGCACGATGGCGAAGCGGTCGGCACGCTGTGCATCATCGATACCGTGCCGCGCCAGTTCGACGACGCGGCGCGCCAGAGCCTGCGCGACTTCGCCAGCCTGGTCGAAGATGAACTGAACAAGGGCACGCTGATCGCCGCGCGCGTAAGCGCCGAAGGGGCGCTGCAGGCGCTCAATATCGAACTGGAAAAACGCATCGACGAGCGCACAGCCTCCCTGCGCGACGCCAACGACACGCTCAAGCGCGAAATCCGCCAGCGCCTCAGCGCCGAAGCAACGCTGCGCGCCAACGAGGAGCGCATCCGCACCATCATCAGTTCCTCGTTCAGCGCATTTGTCAGCACCGACGCGAACGGCATGGTGGTGGACTGGAATCCGTCGGCCGAGCGCACCTTCGGCTGGACGCGCGAGCAAGCGCTGGGCCAGGAACTGGCCACGCTGATCATCCCCGAAAGCTACCGCGAGGCGCACCGCGCCGGCATGCGGAGCTTCACCCGCCAGGGCGCGGGCAGCGTGATCAACACGCGCATCGAAATGCCCGCCTGCACCCGAGACCATGGCGATATCACGGTCGAGATGACGATCAACGCCTTCCAGGCCGGCGGCGAGACATTTTTCGGCGCTTTCCTGCACGATGTCTCCGAGCGCATCAAGGCCAAGCTGGCCTTGATGCAGAAACAGCAACTGCTCGACACCGTGCTCGAAACGCTCGATGTCGGCGTGGTGGCCTGCTCGGCCGACGGCGCGCTGACCCTGTTCAACCGCGCCGCGCGCGAATTCCACGGCCTGCCGCCGCAGGCGCTGCCAAGCGGCGACTGGGCCTCGCATTACAGCCTGTTTTCGGCCGATGGCACGCGCCTGCTGGAAGAGCGCGACGTGCCGCTGGTGCGCGCGCTGCACGGCGAAACGGTCAAGGATTGCGCCATGCTGATCGCGCCCAAGGGCCTGAACCGTCGCTGCGTGCTGGCCAGCGGGCGGCGCATGATCGGCCCGAATGGCGAAGCCATGGGCGCGGTGGTGGCGATGAAGGACATCACGGAATTGAGCGAATCGCAGCGCAAGCTGAAACTGAACGAGCAGCGCCTGCGGGCGATTACCGAAAACCTTCCGGCCCTGATCGGCCAGGTCGACAAGGCCGGCAATTTCACTTTCCTCAATTCGCAGGCGCTGCGTTTCTACGGACGCGAAAACGCACAATTGATCGGCCAACCAGTGCGCCAGGCCTACAGCGCGCCGGAATTCGAGAAAGTCGAACAGTTCATCAAGCTGGCGATGCAGGGCAAGCGCGTCTCGTTCGAGGATGAAATCACGGTCGAGGGGCGGCGCTCGTATTACCACGCCTCGTATATCCCCGACATCGACACCAGCGGCTCGGTCAACGGTTTTTACGCGATGGCCTTCGACATCACCGCACGCAAGTGCAGCGAAATCCGCCAGCGCGACAGCGAGGAGCGCCTGCGCACCGTCACCGACAACCTGCCGGCGCTCATTTCGTACCTCGACATCGATCTGCGCTACCGCTTCGCCAATGCCATGTACAAGCAGTGGTACGGCATCGATCCGGCCGACATGGTGGGAAAATCCATCACCGACGTCTTCCCCGCGCACTTCCACGGCCAGCGCGAACAACAACTGCGGCGCTGCCTGGAAGGCCACACCGTGCAGCTGGAAATGGAAGTCGAACACGGGGGCGAAAGCCGCATTCTTCACTCGGTGTACATACCGCACATGCGCGATGGCGTGGTGCTGGGCGCCTACCTGCTCTCGACCGACGTGACGGCCGCGCGCCGGCACGAGGCCAACCTGAAGGCGCTGGCCAATACCGATACGCTGACCGGGTTGCCGAACCGCCGCAGCTACGAAGCCGAGCTGGAAGCGGCGCTGGCCCGCAGTGTGCGCAACCGCACTGGCATCGCCCTGATGTACCTCGACATCGACCGCTTCAAGCAGATCAACGATACGCTCGGTCACGCGTGGGGCGACGAGGTGCTCAGGGAGTTCGCCAGGCGCTTGCTGGGCGCGGTCAGGAAAACCGATACGGTATCGCGCCTGGCGGGCGACGAATTCACCATCATCCTCGAAGGCGTGCGCTCGCCCGAGGAGTGCGCCGGGATCGGCGCCAAGATCGTGGACGCGATGCGGCCGCTGTTTTCAGTCGGCGACATGGCGCGCCAGGTGTCAAGCAGCATCGGCATCGCCTGGACCGACAGCGCCCAGCCCGACGCGCGCGAACTGGCCAGGGAGGCCGACGCGGCGCTGTACCAGGCCAAGGCGGCTGGACGCAATCAATATTGTCTGGGAACGAAGCAAACGTGA
- a CDS encoding PepSY-associated TM helix domain-containing protein, with protein MKPEIVRTYKVVHTWVGILSGVMLFIAFYAGAFTMFKPEIGHWAEAVPSAQQAASSPVDALARAFFAARDDAIGSAVLVLDRERPGFGRMRYADKQGASWQVTLDAAGQLQTSAAQTGPAGHFVDEVHRNGGLPLAGAVAEPIIGFVALLYALALISGVVILLPSLVKDLLLLRITANVKRFWLDAHNLIGITSLPFHLAIALTTAGFCLHDWVYDTQDATIHAIGKQADAAPRAKGKADPGASATWVAPSSLLASARARSASFTPTELTYRGLNSPKPQVNMGGEDWSGHMRAPRAGFMNFNPVTGQLNKGISLLPHQQTNWEASLSAIFALHFGSFGGVPVRVAYAVMGVLGAILFYTGNLLWIESRLRKNRQLAVPLEQPRHVRWVAALTVGLCLGAVIGLPLGLVALRWEASLGLDMAGIGLSVFNTALGAGLLAALVKGAAWAGYRLTLAAVLATLLVPATSLLASVFPGMPIAKPYVTDYLWIDGLSLLGGLALLWMAARVRRRGRSGEQHSVWREPAPLAPSPDTNSSQITSNRMEQM; from the coding sequence ATGAAGCCGGAGATCGTGCGCACCTATAAAGTGGTGCATACCTGGGTCGGCATCCTCAGCGGCGTGATGCTGTTCATCGCCTTTTACGCCGGCGCGTTCACCATGTTCAAGCCGGAAATCGGGCATTGGGCCGAGGCTGTCCCCAGCGCGCAGCAGGCTGCCAGTTCGCCGGTCGATGCGCTGGCGCGCGCCTTTTTCGCCGCGCGCGACGATGCCATCGGCAGCGCTGTGCTGGTGCTCGACCGCGAGCGGCCAGGTTTCGGCCGCATGCGCTATGCCGACAAGCAGGGCGCCAGCTGGCAGGTGACCCTGGACGCAGCCGGCCAGCTGCAAACGAGTGCCGCGCAAACCGGGCCGGCCGGCCACTTCGTCGACGAAGTGCACCGCAACGGCGGCCTGCCGCTGGCCGGCGCCGTGGCCGAGCCGATCATCGGCTTCGTGGCCCTGCTGTACGCGCTGGCGCTCATATCCGGCGTGGTGATTCTGCTGCCGTCGCTGGTCAAGGATTTGCTCCTGCTGCGCATCACCGCCAACGTCAAGCGTTTCTGGCTCGACGCGCACAACCTGATCGGCATCACCAGCCTGCCGTTCCACCTGGCCATTGCCCTGACCACCGCCGGCTTCTGCCTGCACGACTGGGTCTACGACACGCAGGACGCCACCATTCACGCCATCGGCAAACAAGCCGACGCGGCGCCGCGCGCCAAGGGCAAGGCCGACCCCGGCGCCAGCGCAACCTGGGTGGCGCCGTCCAGCCTGCTGGCCAGCGCCCGGGCGCGCTCCGCCAGTTTCACGCCGACCGAACTGACCTACCGCGGCCTGAACAGTCCCAAACCGCAAGTGAACATGGGCGGCGAAGACTGGAGCGGCCACATGCGCGCCCCGCGCGCCGGTTTCATGAACTTCAATCCCGTCACCGGCCAGCTCAACAAGGGCATCAGCCTGCTGCCGCACCAGCAAACCAATTGGGAAGCGAGCCTGTCCGCCATCTTCGCGCTGCACTTCGGCAGCTTTGGCGGGGTACCGGTGCGCGTGGCATATGCCGTGATGGGCGTGCTCGGCGCGATCCTGTTCTATACCGGCAACCTGCTGTGGATCGAATCGCGCCTGCGCAAGAACCGCCAGCTGGCCGTTCCCCTCGAACAGCCGCGCCATGTGCGCTGGGTGGCCGCGCTGACGGTCGGGCTGTGCCTGGGCGCGGTTATCGGGCTGCCGCTGGGCCTGGTGGCATTGCGCTGGGAAGCCAGCCTGGGTCTGGACATGGCCGGCATCGGCCTGTCCGTCTTTAACACCGCGCTCGGTGCGGGCCTGCTGGCGGCGCTGGTGAAGGGCGCCGCCTGGGCCGGCTACCGGCTCACGCTCGCCGCGGTGCTGGCGACCTTGCTGGTTCCGGCGACCAGCCTGCTGGCCAGCGTGTTCCCCGGCATGCCGATCGCCAAACCGTACGTAACCGATTACCTGTGGATCGACGGCCTGTCGCTGCTCGGCGGCCTGGCGCTGCTGTGGATGGCGGCGCGCGTGCGCCGGCGCGGCCGCTCCGGCGAGCAGCACAGCGTCTGGCGCGAGCCGGCGCCGCTTGCGCCATCCCCTGACACCAATTCAAGCCAAATCACTTCTAACCGAATGGAGCAAATGTAA
- a CDS encoding TonB-dependent receptor, whose translation MTMIATVALPAMAQAPVETMKEITVKAAAETADSLPAAAPGGKVAKGARLGVLGNVSVMDTPFNITAYTSQTIADQQAQTIGAVLKNDPSVRTTTNEGHLVENFNIRGFGVSSGSMAINGAYGLAPEQNTPTDMFERVEVLKGPGAMMMGLPPAGDVGGAVNLVPKRAGATPLTRVTTSVATKSNVGVHADVARRFGADQSLGVRVNGVLSGGKTWLDHQTKRREIGHVAVDYQGKGWNVEMDAYSLTNKVRKGAPMQPVLTGWTRVPKAPHGSTNFFYGEDVYGNTETQGLIVRGQVELGAGWSAFASAGTAKHSYDGFIFGTRPVLPVSGGDSGKATGTAYNSWGEYETSTFETGVRGQFATGAIAHKVTVAANVMNYEGGSRGNGTLAINSNIYNPTPIIMPAGKDASTYSQFNDDVMTAVSVADSMWFADGKLQVTIGARAQKVHQKLSNYEETAVTPLAGVVVKPWGENVSLYANYVEGLSAGTTVKAPYANEGETFKPYKSKQAEVGVKWAMNTLTQTLSLFQISKPALIESNNRMTTDGEQRNRGVEWNVFGKAGKDITLLGGMAYTKAEQTKTAKGLNQGKAQFGIPRLTANIGVDYAIAAVPGLELSSRVNYTGSQWLSQDNALKLDSWTTLDLGARYATRFGAMPVVLRAYVTNVADKEYFESAWGAGRVNVGAPRAVRLSAAFDF comes from the coding sequence ATGACCATGATCGCCACCGTGGCCCTGCCGGCAATGGCTCAGGCGCCCGTCGAGACCATGAAAGAAATCACCGTCAAGGCCGCTGCCGAAACGGCCGACAGCCTTCCCGCGGCCGCACCCGGCGGCAAAGTCGCCAAGGGCGCCCGTCTCGGCGTGCTCGGCAACGTGAGCGTGATGGACACGCCGTTCAACATCACCGCCTACACGTCCCAAACCATCGCCGACCAGCAAGCCCAGACCATCGGCGCCGTGCTCAAGAACGACCCGTCGGTACGCACCACCACCAACGAAGGCCATCTCGTCGAGAACTTTAATATCCGTGGTTTTGGCGTGAGTTCGGGATCGATGGCGATCAATGGCGCTTACGGCCTGGCCCCTGAGCAAAACACTCCGACCGACATGTTCGAGCGCGTCGAAGTGCTCAAGGGTCCCGGCGCGATGATGATGGGCCTGCCGCCGGCGGGCGACGTGGGCGGCGCGGTCAATCTGGTGCCCAAGCGCGCCGGCGCCACCCCGCTGACCCGCGTGACGACCTCTGTTGCGACCAAATCGAACGTCGGCGTGCACGCCGATGTGGCGCGCCGCTTTGGCGCTGACCAGAGCCTGGGCGTACGCGTCAACGGTGTGCTGTCCGGCGGCAAAACCTGGCTGGACCACCAGACCAAGCGGCGCGAGATCGGCCACGTGGCCGTCGACTACCAGGGCAAGGGCTGGAACGTGGAGATGGACGCCTACTCGCTGACCAACAAGGTGCGCAAGGGCGCGCCGATGCAGCCTGTCCTCACCGGCTGGACCCGCGTGCCGAAGGCGCCGCACGGCTCCACCAACTTCTTCTATGGCGAAGATGTGTACGGCAACACCGAAACCCAGGGCCTGATCGTGCGCGGCCAGGTCGAGCTGGGTGCCGGCTGGAGCGCCTTCGCCTCGGCCGGCACGGCCAAGCATTCGTATGACGGCTTCATCTTCGGCACCCGTCCGGTGCTGCCGGTGTCGGGCGGCGACAGCGGCAAGGCGACCGGCACGGCCTACAATTCGTGGGGCGAGTACGAAACCAGCACCTTTGAAACGGGCGTGCGCGGCCAGTTTGCCACCGGCGCCATCGCGCACAAGGTCACCGTGGCGGCCAATGTGATGAATTACGAGGGCGGCAGCCGCGGCAACGGCACCTTGGCCATTAACAGCAACATCTACAACCCGACCCCGATCATCATGCCGGCCGGGAAAGATGCGTCGACCTACAGCCAGTTCAACGACGACGTGATGACCGCCGTCAGCGTGGCCGATTCGATGTGGTTTGCCGACGGCAAGCTGCAGGTCACCATCGGCGCGCGCGCGCAAAAGGTGCACCAGAAGCTGAGCAACTACGAAGAAACCGCCGTCACGCCGCTCGCTGGCGTGGTGGTCAAACCGTGGGGCGAGAACGTCTCGCTGTATGCCAACTACGTGGAAGGGCTGAGCGCCGGCACCACCGTCAAGGCGCCGTACGCGAACGAAGGCGAAACGTTCAAACCGTACAAGTCCAAGCAGGCCGAAGTCGGCGTGAAATGGGCGATGAATACGCTGACGCAGACCTTGAGCCTGTTCCAGATCAGCAAACCGGCGCTGATCGAGTCGAACAACCGCATGACGACCGACGGCGAGCAGCGAAACCGTGGCGTGGAGTGGAATGTCTTCGGCAAGGCCGGCAAGGACATCACCCTGCTCGGTGGCATGGCATACACCAAGGCCGAGCAGACCAAGACCGCCAAGGGCCTCAATCAAGGCAAGGCGCAGTTCGGTATTCCGCGCCTGACGGCCAACATCGGCGTCGATTACGCGATTGCCGCCGTGCCGGGGTTGGAACTGAGCTCGCGCGTGAACTACACCGGTTCGCAGTGGCTGTCGCAGGACAATGCCCTGAAGCTCGATTCGTGGACGACCCTGGACCTGGGCGCGCGTTACGCGACGCGCTTTGGCGCGATGCCGGTGGTGTTGCGTGCCTACGTGACCAACGTGGCCGACAAGGAGTACTTTGAAAGCGCGTGGGGAGCAGGGCGTGTGAACGTGGGTGCGCCGCGCGCCGTGCGTTTGTCGGCGGCGTTCGATTTCTGA
- a CDS encoding type VI secretion IcmF C-terminal domain-containing protein yields the protein MLTNLASHVDTGAAGATAAARFQVPGGKGSEQVQRLPGSAASAALHTEGAWAGLHMLDLGRPHENAQADRFALSVDVDGVALRYEQKASSVNNPFQREIAEASRCLTRL from the coding sequence ATGCTCACCAATCTGGCCAGCCATGTCGATACGGGGGCCGCCGGGGCAACCGCCGCGGCGCGTTTCCAGGTGCCTGGCGGCAAAGGCAGCGAGCAAGTGCAGCGGCTGCCCGGGTCCGCCGCCAGCGCAGCCTTGCATACCGAGGGGGCCTGGGCCGGGCTGCACATGCTCGACCTGGGGCGCCCGCACGAAAACGCGCAAGCCGACCGCTTTGCGCTCAGTGTCGACGTCGACGGGGTGGCCCTCAGATATGAACAGAAGGCCAGCAGTGTCAACAACCCGTTTCAGCGCGAGATTGCCGAGGCCAGCCGCTGCCTGACCCGCTTGTGA
- a CDS encoding helix-turn-helix domain-containing protein, which translates to MANIREFRSAGACNELLAFTELDVSVLNVHGGSADFLCDASLANILLVDSREYHLLDAIAPAQRMARGLAGQRLCPAPLILAVDANQPPPSATDSLVLAADWVFAPVSPTDLLRRASLLLRRMQTLYQGTLDAVQPRAAFPSAPSLTLHAASLSVAYQDRTIRLSRAEFMLVDLFLSRTGGVVSFGELSEFFQTQGKADTRSNIRVGIFELRLKLEQLSGCALGLVSIYRQGYALRHTSGRSPRQCGDYLTSGSGSGWPRQSRAETGC; encoded by the coding sequence ATGGCAAACATTCGTGAGTTTCGCTCCGCTGGCGCTTGCAATGAACTGCTCGCCTTCACCGAACTCGACGTCTCGGTGCTCAATGTGCACGGCGGCAGTGCCGACTTCCTGTGCGACGCCAGCCTGGCCAATATCCTGCTGGTCGACAGCCGCGAATACCATCTGCTCGACGCCATCGCCCCGGCCCAGCGCATGGCGCGCGGCCTGGCCGGCCAGCGCCTCTGTCCCGCGCCCCTGATCCTGGCGGTCGACGCCAATCAGCCTCCGCCCAGCGCCACCGACAGCCTGGTACTGGCGGCCGACTGGGTATTCGCGCCGGTCAGCCCGACCGACCTGCTGCGCCGCGCATCGCTGCTGCTGCGCCGTATGCAAACGCTGTACCAGGGCACGCTCGACGCGGTCCAGCCGCGAGCGGCATTCCCGTCCGCGCCATCGCTGACGCTGCACGCCGCGTCGCTCTCGGTGGCTTACCAGGACCGCACCATCCGCCTGAGCCGCGCCGAATTCATGCTGGTCGATCTGTTTCTCAGCCGCACGGGCGGCGTGGTCTCGTTCGGCGAACTGTCCGAATTCTTCCAGACGCAGGGCAAGGCCGACACGCGCAGCAATATTCGCGTCGGCATCTTCGAGCTGCGCCTCAAGCTCGAACAACTGAGCGGTTGCGCGCTGGGCCTGGTCAGCATTTACCGCCAGGGCTATGCCTTGCGCCACACCAGCGGGCGCAGCCCGCGGCAGTGCGGCGACTACCTCACAAGCGGGTCAGGCAGCGGCTGGCCTCGGCAATCTCGCGCTGAAACGGGTTGTTGA